One window of Micropterus dolomieu isolate WLL.071019.BEF.003 ecotype Adirondacks linkage group LG13, ASM2129224v1, whole genome shotgun sequence genomic DNA carries:
- the LOC123981651 gene encoding kinesin-like protein KIF2A isoform X2 translates to MAGIFGKIFVGIYVEIKRSDGRIHQAMVTSLHEDNDSVTVEWIENGDTKGKEIDLESVFALNPDVAPDEEIPQSPETPLPPSNVAKTSKLPKTRRTTAIPKAENAPRENRAAAVGTTRARPSQHSQAAEPPPPAIAPQSALNQSLLQQQNARKKSNCVKEVEKLQEKREKRRLQQQELREKRAQEVDVNLPNYEIMCMIRDFRASLDYRPLTSNDLIEEHRICVCVRARPLNKKELSMKDLDVITIPSKDVVMVHEPKQKVDLTRYLENQTFRFDYAFDENSTNEMVYRFTAQPLVETIFERGMATCFAYGQTGSGKTHTMGGDFSGKNQDCSKGIYALSARDVFLMIKKPNYKKLDLQIFATFFEIYSGKVFDLLNRKAKLRVLEDGKQQVQVVGLQEREVKCTEDVLKLIEVGNSCRTSGQTSANAHSSRSHAVFQIILRRRGKMHGKFSLIDLAGNERGADTSSADRQTRLEGAEINKSLLALKECIRALGRNKPHTPFRASKLTQVLRDSFIGENSRTCMIATISPGMASCENTLNTLRYANRVKELSVDPAAAIDSRQGGHINQLEVLEAQWGVGSSPQRDDLKLLCEQNEEEVSPQLFTFHEAVSQLVEMEEQVLEDHRAVFQESIRWLEDEKVLLEMTEEVDYDVESFATQLEQILDQKIDILTELRDKVKSFRSALQEEEQASQQITPKRPRAL, encoded by the exons ATGGCCGGTATTTTCGGGAAGATCTTCGTGGGTATTTATGTGGAGATAAAACGGAGCGACG GACGAATACACCAGGCGATGGTCACGTCCCTGCACGAGGACAATGATAGTGTGACAGTGGAGTGGATCGAGAACGGAGACACCAAAGGGAAAGAG ATTGATCTGGAGAGCGTCTTTGCTCTGAATCCAGATGTTGCTCCTGACGAGGAGATACCACAGAGTCCTGaaactcctcttcctccctccaaTGTTGCTAAAACCAGCAAACTCCCCAAG acaaGACGGACTACAGCAATACCGAAGGCTGAGAACGCTCCACGGGAGAACAGAG ctgcagcagtgggAACCACCCGGGCCCGTCCCAGCCAGCACAGCCAAGCTGCAGAGCCGCCTCCACCAGCCATCGCTCCCCAGTCTGCACTCAACCAGTCCCTGTTACAGCAGCAGAACG caCGGAAGAAATCCAACTGTGTGAAGGAAGTTGAGAAACTGCAGGAGAAACGAGAGAAGAGGCGACTTCAGCAACAGGAGCTCAGAGAGAAGAGGGCACAA GAGGTGGATGTCAACTTACCAAACTATGAAATCATGTGTATGATCAGAGACTTCAGAGCCAGTCTGGACTACAGGCCTTTAACCAGTAATGATCTG ATCGAGGAGCACAggatatgtgtatgtgttcgTGCACGTCCCCTCAATAAAAAAG AGTTGTCAATGAAGGATTTGGATGTGATCACCATTCCCAGTAAGGACGTGGTGATGGTCCATGAGCCCAAGCAGAAAGTCGACCTGACCCGCTACTTGGAGAACCAAACTTTCCGATTTGACTACGCCTTCGATGAGAACTCCACCAATGAAATGGTTTATag GTTTACTGCTCAGCCGCTGGTTGAGACCATTTTTGAGAGAGGTATGGCGACCTGCTTTGCGTACGGACAAACTGGAAGTGGAAAAACACAT ACGATGGGAGGGGACTTTTCAGGAAAGAACCAGGACTGCTCTAAAGGGATCTATGCACTGTCTG CTAGAGATGTCTTTCTCATGATAAAGAAGCCAAACTACAAGAAGCTGGATCTCCAAATCTTCGCCACATTTTTTGAGATTTACAGCGGGAAG gtgTTTGACCTGCTAAACCGCAAAGCCAAGTTACGTGTCCTGGAGGACGGCAAGCAGCAGGTCCAGGTGGTGGGGCTGCAGGAGAGGGAGGTGAAATGCACAGAGGACGTCCTCAAACTCATCGAAGTGGGAAACAGCTGCAG GACTTCTGGTCAGACCTCGGCGAACGCTCACTCCTCTCGGAGCCACGCTGTGTTCCAGATCATTCTGCGTCGGCGGGGGAAGATGCACGGAAAGTTCTCCCTTATCGACCTGGCGGGGAATGAGAGAGGGGCAGACACATCCAGCGCTGACCGTCAGACTCGCCTCGAAGGAGCTGAAATCAACAAGAGCCTGCTGGCACTAAAG GAGTGCATTCGAGCTCTGGGCCGAAACAAACCTCACACTCCCTTTAGAGCCAGCAAGTTAACCCAAGTGCTGAGGGACTCCTTCATAGGAGAAAACTCAAGGACATGCATG ATTGCAACCATCTCTCCTGGAATGGCATCTTGTGAAAACACCTTAAACACGCTGCGATATGCCAACAG GGTGAAGGAGCTCTCTGTGGACCCTGCAGCGGCGATCGACAGCCGTCAGGGAGGACACATCAACCAGCTGGAGGTGCTGGAGGCTCAGTGGGGAGTCGGGAGCTCTCCCCAGAGAGACGACCTGAAGCTGCTCTGTGAACAGAAC GAGGAAGAGGTCTCCCCGCAGCTTTTCACTTTCCATGAAGCCGTCTCTCAACTTGTGGAGATGGAGGAGCAGGTTCTGGAGGACCACAGGGCGGTTTTCCAG GAGTCGATCCGCTGGCTGGAAGACGAGAAGGTGCTTTTGGAAATGACAGAGGAGGTGGACTACGACGTCGAGTCGTTTGCAACTCAACTAGAGCAAATCCTGGATCAGAAGATCGATATTCTCACCGAGCTGAGGG ATAAAGTCAAGTCTTTTCGTTCTGCACTCCAGGAAGAAGAGCAAGCTAGCCAACAGATAACCCCGAAGAGGCCTCGTGCACTATAG
- the LOC123981651 gene encoding kinesin-like protein KIF2A isoform X3, translating to MAGIFGKIFVGIYVEIKRSDGRIHQAMVTSLHEDNDSVTVEWIENGDTKGKEIDLESVFALNPDVAPDEEIPQSPETPLPPSNVAKTSKLPKTRRTTAIPKAENAPRENRAAAVGTTRARPSQHSQAAEPPPPAIAPQSALNQSLLQQQNARKKSNCVKEVEKLQEKREKRRLQQQELREKRAQEVDVNLPNYEIMCMIRDFRASLDYRPLTSNDLIEEHRICVCVRARPLNKKELSMKDLDVITIPSKDVVMVHEPKQKVDLTRYLENQTFRFDYAFDENSTNEMVYRFTAQPLVETIFERGMATCFAYGQTGSGKTHTMGGDFSGKNQDCSKGIYALSARDVFLMIKKPNYKKLDLQIFATFFEIYSGKVFDLLNRKAKLRVLEDGKQQVQVVGLQEREVKCTEDVLKLIEVGNSCRTSGQTSANAHSSRSHAVFQIILRRRGKMHGKFSLIDLAGNERGADTSSADRQTRLEGAEINKSLLALKECIRALGRNKPHTPFRASKLTQVLRDSFIGENSRTCMIATISPGMASCENTLNTLRYANRVKEFGISPSDIPFSQSGSGGSRSDLSPTYELDFI from the exons ATGGCCGGTATTTTCGGGAAGATCTTCGTGGGTATTTATGTGGAGATAAAACGGAGCGACG GACGAATACACCAGGCGATGGTCACGTCCCTGCACGAGGACAATGATAGTGTGACAGTGGAGTGGATCGAGAACGGAGACACCAAAGGGAAAGAG ATTGATCTGGAGAGCGTCTTTGCTCTGAATCCAGATGTTGCTCCTGACGAGGAGATACCACAGAGTCCTGaaactcctcttcctccctccaaTGTTGCTAAAACCAGCAAACTCCCCAAG acaaGACGGACTACAGCAATACCGAAGGCTGAGAACGCTCCACGGGAGAACAGAG ctgcagcagtgggAACCACCCGGGCCCGTCCCAGCCAGCACAGCCAAGCTGCAGAGCCGCCTCCACCAGCCATCGCTCCCCAGTCTGCACTCAACCAGTCCCTGTTACAGCAGCAGAACG caCGGAAGAAATCCAACTGTGTGAAGGAAGTTGAGAAACTGCAGGAGAAACGAGAGAAGAGGCGACTTCAGCAACAGGAGCTCAGAGAGAAGAGGGCACAA GAGGTGGATGTCAACTTACCAAACTATGAAATCATGTGTATGATCAGAGACTTCAGAGCCAGTCTGGACTACAGGCCTTTAACCAGTAATGATCTG ATCGAGGAGCACAggatatgtgtatgtgttcgTGCACGTCCCCTCAATAAAAAAG AGTTGTCAATGAAGGATTTGGATGTGATCACCATTCCCAGTAAGGACGTGGTGATGGTCCATGAGCCCAAGCAGAAAGTCGACCTGACCCGCTACTTGGAGAACCAAACTTTCCGATTTGACTACGCCTTCGATGAGAACTCCACCAATGAAATGGTTTATag GTTTACTGCTCAGCCGCTGGTTGAGACCATTTTTGAGAGAGGTATGGCGACCTGCTTTGCGTACGGACAAACTGGAAGTGGAAAAACACAT ACGATGGGAGGGGACTTTTCAGGAAAGAACCAGGACTGCTCTAAAGGGATCTATGCACTGTCTG CTAGAGATGTCTTTCTCATGATAAAGAAGCCAAACTACAAGAAGCTGGATCTCCAAATCTTCGCCACATTTTTTGAGATTTACAGCGGGAAG gtgTTTGACCTGCTAAACCGCAAAGCCAAGTTACGTGTCCTGGAGGACGGCAAGCAGCAGGTCCAGGTGGTGGGGCTGCAGGAGAGGGAGGTGAAATGCACAGAGGACGTCCTCAAACTCATCGAAGTGGGAAACAGCTGCAG GACTTCTGGTCAGACCTCGGCGAACGCTCACTCCTCTCGGAGCCACGCTGTGTTCCAGATCATTCTGCGTCGGCGGGGGAAGATGCACGGAAAGTTCTCCCTTATCGACCTGGCGGGGAATGAGAGAGGGGCAGACACATCCAGCGCTGACCGTCAGACTCGCCTCGAAGGAGCTGAAATCAACAAGAGCCTGCTGGCACTAAAG GAGTGCATTCGAGCTCTGGGCCGAAACAAACCTCACACTCCCTTTAGAGCCAGCAAGTTAACCCAAGTGCTGAGGGACTCCTTCATAGGAGAAAACTCAAGGACATGCATG ATTGCAACCATCTCTCCTGGAATGGCATCTTGTGAAAACACCTTAAACACGCTGCGATATGCCAACAG AGTAAAGGAGTTTGGGATAAGTCCCTCAGACATTCCCTTCTCCCAGAGCGGAAGCGGAGGGAGTCGCTCTGATCTCTCCCCTACTTACGA GCTTGACTTCATCTAA
- the LOC123981651 gene encoding kinesin-like protein KIF2A isoform X1: MAGIFGKIFVGIYVEIKRSDGRIHQAMVTSLHEDNDSVTVEWIENGDTKGKEIDLESVFALNPDVAPDEEIPQSPETPLPPSNVAKTSKLPKTRRTTAIPKAENAPRENRAAAVGTTRARPSQHSQAAEPPPPAIAPQSALNQSLLQQQNARKKSNCVKEVEKLQEKREKRRLQQQELREKRAQEVDVNLPNYEIMCMIRDFRASLDYRPLTSNDLIEEHRICVCVRARPLNKKELSMKDLDVITIPSKDVVMVHEPKQKVDLTRYLENQTFRFDYAFDENSTNEMVYRFTAQPLVETIFERGMATCFAYGQTGSGKTHTMGGDFSGKNQDCSKGIYALSARDVFLMIKKPNYKKLDLQIFATFFEIYSGKVFDLLNRKAKLRVLEDGKQQVQVVGLQEREVKCTEDVLKLIEVGNSCRTSGQTSANAHSSRSHAVFQIILRRRGKMHGKFSLIDLAGNERGADTSSADRQTRLEGAEINKSLLALKECIRALGRNKPHTPFRASKLTQVLRDSFIGENSRTCMIATISPGMASCENTLNTLRYANRVKEFGISPSDIPFSQSGSGGSRSDLSPTYEVKELSVDPAAAIDSRQGGHINQLEVLEAQWGVGSSPQRDDLKLLCEQNEEEVSPQLFTFHEAVSQLVEMEEQVLEDHRAVFQESIRWLEDEKVLLEMTEEVDYDVESFATQLEQILDQKIDILTELRDKVKSFRSALQEEEQASQQITPKRPRAL, encoded by the exons ATGGCCGGTATTTTCGGGAAGATCTTCGTGGGTATTTATGTGGAGATAAAACGGAGCGACG GACGAATACACCAGGCGATGGTCACGTCCCTGCACGAGGACAATGATAGTGTGACAGTGGAGTGGATCGAGAACGGAGACACCAAAGGGAAAGAG ATTGATCTGGAGAGCGTCTTTGCTCTGAATCCAGATGTTGCTCCTGACGAGGAGATACCACAGAGTCCTGaaactcctcttcctccctccaaTGTTGCTAAAACCAGCAAACTCCCCAAG acaaGACGGACTACAGCAATACCGAAGGCTGAGAACGCTCCACGGGAGAACAGAG ctgcagcagtgggAACCACCCGGGCCCGTCCCAGCCAGCACAGCCAAGCTGCAGAGCCGCCTCCACCAGCCATCGCTCCCCAGTCTGCACTCAACCAGTCCCTGTTACAGCAGCAGAACG caCGGAAGAAATCCAACTGTGTGAAGGAAGTTGAGAAACTGCAGGAGAAACGAGAGAAGAGGCGACTTCAGCAACAGGAGCTCAGAGAGAAGAGGGCACAA GAGGTGGATGTCAACTTACCAAACTATGAAATCATGTGTATGATCAGAGACTTCAGAGCCAGTCTGGACTACAGGCCTTTAACCAGTAATGATCTG ATCGAGGAGCACAggatatgtgtatgtgttcgTGCACGTCCCCTCAATAAAAAAG AGTTGTCAATGAAGGATTTGGATGTGATCACCATTCCCAGTAAGGACGTGGTGATGGTCCATGAGCCCAAGCAGAAAGTCGACCTGACCCGCTACTTGGAGAACCAAACTTTCCGATTTGACTACGCCTTCGATGAGAACTCCACCAATGAAATGGTTTATag GTTTACTGCTCAGCCGCTGGTTGAGACCATTTTTGAGAGAGGTATGGCGACCTGCTTTGCGTACGGACAAACTGGAAGTGGAAAAACACAT ACGATGGGAGGGGACTTTTCAGGAAAGAACCAGGACTGCTCTAAAGGGATCTATGCACTGTCTG CTAGAGATGTCTTTCTCATGATAAAGAAGCCAAACTACAAGAAGCTGGATCTCCAAATCTTCGCCACATTTTTTGAGATTTACAGCGGGAAG gtgTTTGACCTGCTAAACCGCAAAGCCAAGTTACGTGTCCTGGAGGACGGCAAGCAGCAGGTCCAGGTGGTGGGGCTGCAGGAGAGGGAGGTGAAATGCACAGAGGACGTCCTCAAACTCATCGAAGTGGGAAACAGCTGCAG GACTTCTGGTCAGACCTCGGCGAACGCTCACTCCTCTCGGAGCCACGCTGTGTTCCAGATCATTCTGCGTCGGCGGGGGAAGATGCACGGAAAGTTCTCCCTTATCGACCTGGCGGGGAATGAGAGAGGGGCAGACACATCCAGCGCTGACCGTCAGACTCGCCTCGAAGGAGCTGAAATCAACAAGAGCCTGCTGGCACTAAAG GAGTGCATTCGAGCTCTGGGCCGAAACAAACCTCACACTCCCTTTAGAGCCAGCAAGTTAACCCAAGTGCTGAGGGACTCCTTCATAGGAGAAAACTCAAGGACATGCATG ATTGCAACCATCTCTCCTGGAATGGCATCTTGTGAAAACACCTTAAACACGCTGCGATATGCCAACAG AGTAAAGGAGTTTGGGATAAGTCCCTCAGACATTCCCTTCTCCCAGAGCGGAAGCGGAGGGAGTCGCTCTGATCTCTCCCCTACTTACGA GGTGAAGGAGCTCTCTGTGGACCCTGCAGCGGCGATCGACAGCCGTCAGGGAGGACACATCAACCAGCTGGAGGTGCTGGAGGCTCAGTGGGGAGTCGGGAGCTCTCCCCAGAGAGACGACCTGAAGCTGCTCTGTGAACAGAAC GAGGAAGAGGTCTCCCCGCAGCTTTTCACTTTCCATGAAGCCGTCTCTCAACTTGTGGAGATGGAGGAGCAGGTTCTGGAGGACCACAGGGCGGTTTTCCAG GAGTCGATCCGCTGGCTGGAAGACGAGAAGGTGCTTTTGGAAATGACAGAGGAGGTGGACTACGACGTCGAGTCGTTTGCAACTCAACTAGAGCAAATCCTGGATCAGAAGATCGATATTCTCACCGAGCTGAGGG ATAAAGTCAAGTCTTTTCGTTCTGCACTCCAGGAAGAAGAGCAAGCTAGCCAACAGATAACCCCGAAGAGGCCTCGTGCACTATAG